A genomic window from Rhodococcus sp. KBS0724 includes:
- a CDS encoding ABC transporter permease — protein MSTQLSGARAIGLVARREFTTQIAKKSFLISNIIILIAIVGGIIGISLFSGGDDSKSTIGVVGDQSLSQTLVATGDAIGTPVEITEYSDEQTARADVKDGNLDVAVVPGDGGSVTVITNKEIDTNLRVVVESSVAQQAQSAALTGVGVDPGQLASATAAATVTVDTLDPPDPEQGQRIALSVAAVALLYMQIMLFGTYVAMGVVEEKSSRVVELLLSTLRPLQLLWGKVLGIGAVGLLQLAAYAIAGVGTGLATGLLTVTGTAIGVLIGTIGWFILGFAFFAVLYAAAGSMVSRQEDVNATAAPLVILIVAMFGIAFSTVGNPDGTLSNVLSWIPPFSAILMPLRIAAGVATPFQIVGTIVLMLTVTVIFSMIAAKIYQRSILRIGKVVSWKEAFGR, from the coding sequence GTGAGTACGCAGTTGAGTGGGGCACGCGCCATCGGTTTGGTTGCGCGGCGCGAATTCACCACGCAGATAGCCAAGAAGAGCTTCCTGATCAGCAACATCATCATCTTGATCGCGATTGTCGGTGGCATCATCGGCATTTCGCTGTTCTCCGGCGGTGATGACAGCAAGTCCACGATCGGTGTGGTTGGCGATCAGTCACTCTCACAGACTCTGGTCGCTACCGGCGACGCGATCGGAACTCCGGTCGAGATCACGGAATACAGCGATGAGCAGACCGCTCGAGCCGATGTGAAGGACGGAAACCTCGACGTTGCAGTCGTACCGGGCGACGGCGGTAGCGTCACCGTCATCACGAACAAGGAAATCGACACCAATCTCCGTGTGGTTGTCGAGAGTTCGGTTGCCCAGCAAGCACAGTCGGCCGCGTTGACCGGCGTGGGAGTCGATCCGGGGCAGCTTGCCAGCGCGACGGCAGCAGCCACGGTCACCGTCGACACCCTCGATCCACCCGACCCCGAGCAAGGCCAGCGCATCGCGCTGTCCGTTGCCGCGGTGGCTCTGCTGTACATGCAGATCATGTTGTTCGGCACCTATGTGGCTATGGGCGTCGTGGAGGAAAAGTCGAGTCGCGTTGTCGAACTGCTACTTTCGACGCTCCGGCCGTTGCAGTTGCTGTGGGGTAAGGTACTCGGCATCGGCGCGGTAGGACTGCTTCAGTTGGCTGCCTACGCAATAGCCGGAGTCGGCACAGGTCTGGCAACCGGGTTGCTGACTGTGACCGGAACGGCGATCGGTGTGCTGATCGGCACCATCGGCTGGTTCATTCTCGGGTTCGCATTCTTTGCCGTTCTCTATGCCGCCGCGGGTTCCATGGTGTCGCGGCAGGAGGACGTCAACGCAACGGCCGCACCACTGGTGATCCTCATCGTCGCAATGTTCGGTATCGCGTTCTCCACCGTCGGAAACCCGGACGGAACGCTGAGCAACGTTCTCAGTTGGATTCCGCCGTTCTCCGCCATCCTCATGCCGCTGCGCATCGCTGCGGGTGTGGCAACGCCGTTCCAGATCGTGGGCACCATCGTGCTGATGCTGACGGTGACCGTCATCTTCTCGATGATCGCGGCAAAGATCTACCAGCGCTCCATCCTTCGCATCGGCAAGGTCGTCTCGTGGAAGGAGGCGTTCGGCCGCTGA
- a CDS encoding class I SAM-dependent methyltransferase produces the protein MTPWEHTRRGFDTQLSALLDSIPLPDHGRALDIGCGTGKHSIDMAKRGWQVTGVDIEQEALDKARIRARDAHSTVRFLHEDATDLHIAVDPGHMLVLDIGCFHGLDDQERRHYAESVNAITAPGASLIMFAFSRGHRWPIPHGVSKADVARAFDGWTMVSSDPADMSDAPLPARAAHPCWYHLVRR, from the coding sequence GTGACTCCGTGGGAGCACACCCGGCGAGGTTTTGATACCCAACTGTCCGCACTACTCGACTCGATTCCCCTCCCCGACCATGGGCGCGCCCTCGACATCGGCTGCGGGACCGGCAAGCACTCCATCGACATGGCAAAGCGTGGCTGGCAGGTCACCGGCGTCGACATCGAGCAGGAAGCCCTGGACAAAGCCCGGATCCGGGCCCGCGACGCCCACTCGACCGTTCGATTCCTGCACGAGGACGCAACCGATCTGCACATCGCCGTGGACCCAGGTCACATGCTCGTCCTGGACATCGGTTGCTTCCACGGACTGGACGATCAGGAGCGCCGTCACTATGCGGAGTCCGTCAACGCCATCACGGCACCGGGCGCGTCGTTGATCATGTTTGCCTTCAGTCGCGGTCATCGGTGGCCGATACCGCATGGCGTGTCGAAGGCAGACGTGGCCCGAGCCTTCGACGGTTGGACCATGGTGTCGAGTGATCCGGCCGATATGTCCGATGCGCCGTTGCCTGCCCGTGCGGCCCATCCGTGCTGGTACCACCTGGTGCGGCGCTAA
- a CDS encoding MHYT domain-containing protein: MSDEMHHFSMGIWLLGLAFAVAVSGSVIGLACTRHGAAATHPGARLRWLFMGALSIGGVGIWLMHFIAMLGFAVPGSPIRYSLTWTIISALMSVTAVFVGLLIVGTEFRWSRLLAAGFLVGIAVNVMHYTGMRALRFQGEINYNMYFVALSLVIAVVAGTAALWFTMVMESTVMRLIAGVIMGVAVVGMHYTGMAAVEVVHDTSAPAPVGLEVFAFLFPVFVIGLLAMAVPIVAVLTVPDREIARMDSAADDLAFEAREFATRN; encoded by the coding sequence ATGTCGGATGAAATGCACCATTTCTCGATGGGAATCTGGCTGCTCGGACTGGCGTTCGCCGTTGCAGTCTCGGGATCGGTCATCGGATTGGCGTGTACCCGGCACGGCGCCGCGGCCACGCACCCTGGGGCGCGCCTGCGCTGGTTGTTCATGGGTGCACTGTCCATCGGTGGTGTCGGTATCTGGTTGATGCACTTCATCGCAATGCTCGGGTTTGCCGTGCCCGGCAGTCCCATTCGCTACAGCCTGACCTGGACGATCATTTCGGCGCTTATGTCCGTAACCGCAGTATTTGTCGGTTTGTTGATCGTCGGCACCGAATTCCGCTGGTCGAGGCTCCTGGCCGCCGGCTTCCTCGTCGGCATCGCGGTCAACGTCATGCACTACACGGGTATGCGGGCCTTACGATTTCAAGGCGAGATCAACTACAACATGTACTTCGTCGCACTCTCGCTTGTGATTGCCGTTGTTGCCGGTACCGCCGCGTTGTGGTTCACGATGGTGATGGAATCCACCGTCATGCGATTGATCGCCGGAGTGATCATGGGTGTCGCCGTGGTCGGCATGCACTACACCGGGATGGCCGCGGTGGAGGTTGTCCACGACACGTCCGCTCCCGCACCCGTCGGGCTCGAGGTGTTCGCGTTCCTCTTCCCAGTCTTCGTCATCGGGCTTCTGGCGATGGCAGTGCCGATCGTCGCCGTCCTGACAGTTCCTGATCGCGAGATCGCCCGCATGGATTCCGCTGCAGACGATCTGGCTTTCGAAGCACGCGAGTTTGCAACTCGGAACTGA
- a CDS encoding NADH:flavin oxidoreductase translates to MTLSPTSNAPEASALRGLFQPFEVKSLSLRNRFAMAPMTRAFSPDGIPGADVAEYYRRRAAGGVGLIITEGTYIPDPAAGPHTRVPRIYGDSSLDGWRSVVDAVHAEGGSIIPQLWHLGVERGENSRLNPDVETVSPSGLALDGTRLGREFTSSDLETLKQAWVDAALNAQSTGFDGLELHGAHGYLLDEFLWAGTNVRTDTYGGSLEARTRFPAEVVAAIREAVGNEFAIVYRFSQWKSGQYDARIAQNPAELGRILTPLVDAGVDVLHPSTRRHWEPAFAEIDGDDGKLGLAGWTKKLTGLPTITVGSIGLDSVFTTAFTADAASAVTGLERLEAQYDDGEFDMVAIGRALLADPEWVEKLRTGRTDEHIAFTAEHRTHLN, encoded by the coding sequence GTGACTCTTTCCCCCACTTCGAACGCACCCGAGGCCTCCGCGTTGCGCGGCCTCTTCCAGCCCTTCGAGGTCAAATCACTCTCGTTGCGTAACCGCTTTGCCATGGCCCCGATGACCCGCGCCTTCTCCCCCGACGGAATTCCCGGCGCCGACGTCGCCGAGTACTACCGTCGTCGCGCAGCGGGAGGCGTCGGTCTGATCATCACCGAAGGCACGTACATCCCTGACCCCGCCGCCGGCCCGCATACCCGAGTACCGCGTATCTACGGCGACTCGAGCCTGGACGGCTGGCGCTCGGTTGTCGACGCCGTCCATGCCGAGGGCGGATCCATCATTCCGCAGCTGTGGCATCTGGGTGTCGAGCGCGGCGAGAACTCTCGCCTCAATCCCGACGTGGAGACCGTCAGTCCTTCCGGGCTCGCACTGGACGGCACTCGCTTGGGACGAGAATTCACCTCGTCGGATCTCGAAACGCTGAAGCAGGCCTGGGTCGACGCCGCCCTCAATGCGCAGAGCACTGGATTCGACGGCTTGGAACTACACGGCGCGCACGGTTACCTGCTCGACGAATTCCTGTGGGCTGGAACCAATGTCCGCACCGATACGTACGGTGGATCGCTCGAAGCTCGAACCCGCTTCCCCGCTGAGGTTGTCGCTGCCATACGCGAGGCCGTCGGAAACGAGTTTGCAATCGTCTACCGATTCTCGCAGTGGAAGTCGGGCCAGTACGACGCTCGGATCGCCCAGAATCCGGCGGAACTGGGGCGCATCCTCACTCCTCTGGTCGACGCCGGGGTTGATGTGCTGCATCCGTCTACGAGGCGGCACTGGGAGCCGGCGTTCGCCGAAATCGACGGCGATGACGGCAAACTCGGACTCGCAGGCTGGACGAAGAAGTTGACCGGCCTGCCCACCATCACAGTGGGATCGATCGGGCTCGATTCCGTATTCACCACGGCCTTCACCGCTGATGCCGCATCCGCTGTCACCGGACTGGAGCGTCTCGAAGCTCAGTACGACGACGGCGAATTCGACATGGTTGCCATTGGACGCGCACTGCTCGCCGACCCCGAATGGGTGGAAAAACTCCGCACCGGACGCACCGACGAACACATCGCTTTCACCGCAGAGCACCGCACCCATCTGAACTGA
- a CDS encoding MarR family winged helix-turn-helix transcriptional regulator, producing the protein MTTQESLTDPLALDRQVCFALAVANRAVLSVYRPLLEPMGLTHPQYLVMLALWGKAPMAVKEIGQALQLDSPTLSPLLKRLEASGLITRTRSRADERQLDVDLTEAGAALRSEAEKIPPAVVEKLGVGLAELEELHTVLTRVNEAALRAGALDQ; encoded by the coding sequence ATGACCACGCAGGAGTCGCTCACCGATCCACTGGCGCTCGATCGCCAGGTGTGTTTTGCGCTCGCCGTTGCAAACCGGGCAGTGCTGTCCGTATACCGTCCATTGCTAGAGCCCATGGGTCTCACGCATCCTCAGTACCTTGTGATGCTGGCGCTGTGGGGCAAGGCTCCGATGGCGGTCAAGGAAATCGGGCAAGCGCTACAGCTCGATTCGCCTACTCTGTCACCACTCCTCAAACGCCTCGAGGCATCCGGGCTGATCACGCGAACGCGAAGCCGGGCTGACGAGCGTCAACTCGATGTCGATCTCACCGAGGCTGGTGCAGCCTTGCGGAGCGAGGCGGAGAAGATTCCGCCGGCAGTGGTGGAGAAGCTTGGCGTGGGACTGGCTGAACTCGAAGAACTTCACACAGTGTTGACGCGGGTCAATGAAGCCGCGTTGCGCGCTGGAGCATTGGACCAATGA
- a CDS encoding ABC transporter ATP-binding protein — MPATLTIDGISKRYGDVVALDNLSFEVHPGEIFGFVGSNGAGKTTTMRIALGVLAADSGEVRLGGKPVDLDVRRTIGYMPEERGLYPKMKVGTQLSYLAELHGLSKADARAATERWTQRLDIAGRVKDTVDSLSLGNQQRVQLAAALVHDPAVLVLDEPFSGLDPVAVDVMSEVLVEKARTGVPVIFSSHQLELVERLCDRVGIISRGSMREIGTVDELRGKGNAQLEVHAPDAPAGWADHLIGVSAISHGGGRTLLSVDATADDQQILHAALKTGPVHEFTRRRPSLTDLFREVVAA, encoded by the coding sequence ATGCCAGCCACCCTCACGATCGACGGCATCTCTAAACGCTACGGCGACGTCGTTGCACTCGACAACCTCAGCTTCGAGGTACATCCAGGCGAAATCTTCGGGTTTGTCGGGAGCAACGGCGCCGGGAAAACAACAACCATGCGCATCGCGCTCGGAGTGCTGGCGGCCGATTCCGGGGAGGTACGTCTCGGCGGTAAACCCGTCGACCTCGATGTCCGACGCACCATCGGGTACATGCCCGAGGAGCGGGGACTGTATCCCAAGATGAAGGTGGGCACCCAATTGTCGTACCTCGCAGAACTACACGGCCTGTCCAAGGCCGACGCGCGGGCGGCAACAGAGCGGTGGACGCAGCGATTGGACATAGCCGGCCGGGTCAAGGACACCGTCGACTCACTGTCGTTGGGCAATCAGCAACGCGTGCAACTCGCTGCCGCCCTGGTGCACGACCCCGCGGTACTGGTTCTGGACGAACCCTTTTCAGGTTTGGACCCGGTGGCTGTCGACGTCATGAGCGAAGTCCTGGTCGAAAAGGCACGCACCGGCGTGCCCGTCATCTTCTCCAGCCACCAACTCGAACTGGTGGAGCGCCTGTGCGATCGTGTGGGCATCATCAGCCGGGGAAGCATGCGCGAGATCGGAACGGTGGACGAGCTGCGCGGTAAAGGTAATGCCCAACTCGAAGTGCACGCACCGGACGCACCCGCAGGCTGGGCTGATCACCTTATCGGTGTCTCGGCAATCAGCCACGGCGGTGGACGGACGCTCCTGAGTGTAGACGCCACCGCTGACGATCAGCAGATCCTGCACGCAGCGCTGAAAACCGGTCCGGTTCACGAATTCACCCGTCGACGACCGTCGTTGACCGATCTGTTCCGCGAGGTGGTTGCAGCGTGA
- a CDS encoding DUF5313 family protein, with amino-acid sequence MKGKDMSAAPAGKQHASPNPLQWLGYSFGRKLPDSMQEWVRNDLIGDWAVPRHLVRSMVPFLPVFAVFMLFPGPWALRASMVLLGVLLALFYSVSYMAQNRSRRLERHGLPADLENPKKVTRHDAEKAAYDKLYGHG; translated from the coding sequence ATGAAAGGCAAGGATATGTCTGCCGCGCCCGCAGGGAAACAACATGCGTCACCGAACCCTCTTCAGTGGCTGGGTTATTCGTTCGGTCGTAAGTTGCCGGATTCCATGCAGGAATGGGTTCGCAACGATCTGATCGGCGATTGGGCCGTGCCCCGGCACCTCGTCCGCAGCATGGTGCCGTTCCTGCCGGTCTTTGCGGTCTTCATGCTCTTCCCAGGGCCATGGGCGCTGAGGGCTTCCATGGTGCTTCTCGGTGTATTGCTGGCGCTGTTCTATTCCGTTTCCTACATGGCGCAGAACAGGTCTCGTCGACTCGAACGTCACGGACTGCCCGCAGATCTGGAGAATCCGAAGAAGGTCACTCGCCACGACGCCGAGAAAGCCGCATACGACAAGCTGTACGGCCACGGTTAG
- a CDS encoding TetR/AcrR family transcriptional regulator has protein sequence MVRTRDDRIDDAVIAATLELLAEKGYAELSIGSVASRAGIHRPAIYRRWPSKRHLVVDVVAGQIGIHPTPDTGDLRADLIAGITTVVVGLRDTVVGSVLPALVADLAADQELAGAFRESFFEPRRNSTAAVLESARARGEILADFDLDFVLDALAAPVYYRALFRHLPLDVHLAEQAVDAVLLALTPRKES, from the coding sequence ATGGTGCGCACCCGAGACGACCGAATCGACGACGCCGTCATTGCGGCGACCTTGGAGTTGTTGGCGGAGAAGGGTTATGCCGAGCTGTCGATCGGATCCGTCGCATCGAGAGCCGGTATTCACCGGCCCGCGATTTACCGGCGGTGGCCGTCCAAGCGGCATCTGGTTGTCGATGTGGTGGCCGGGCAGATCGGTATTCATCCGACGCCGGACACCGGCGATCTTCGCGCTGATCTGATCGCCGGCATCACGACTGTGGTTGTGGGACTGCGGGACACCGTTGTCGGCTCCGTGCTCCCGGCTCTGGTTGCGGATCTGGCGGCAGATCAGGAACTGGCCGGCGCTTTCCGGGAGTCTTTCTTCGAGCCGCGACGCAATTCCACTGCGGCAGTGCTGGAATCGGCGCGCGCCCGCGGGGAGATTCTTGCGGACTTCGATCTGGATTTTGTGCTCGATGCACTGGCGGCGCCAGTCTATTACCGGGCGCTGTTCCGGCATCTGCCCCTGGATGTGCACCTGGCGGAACAGGCCGTCGATGCGGTCCTGCTCGCATTGACGCCGCGCAAAGAATCGTGA
- a CDS encoding aldo/keto reductase, whose protein sequence is MTEPQDTTTVPSIVLADGKAIPALGFGVFQVPDNETRDAVSTALQAGYRSIDTAKIYGNEAGVGQAIAESGINREDLYITTKLWNDDQGYESTLAAFDASLERLGLEYLDLYLIHWPVPSKDLYVDTFKAFQKLKADGRVRSIGVSNFTVDNLERVIGETGEVPVLNQIELHPKFNQSELRAFHTGKGIATEAWSPLGQGTLLTDPVITAIADAHGVTAAQVVIRWHLQIGNVVIPKSVTPERIKANFDVFGFALTPDEINAIGALDDPSGRIGPDPAVFGS, encoded by the coding sequence ATGACCGAACCACAAGATACGACCACTGTTCCGAGCATTGTGCTGGCCGACGGCAAGGCCATTCCAGCTTTGGGATTCGGTGTTTTCCAAGTACCGGACAACGAAACCCGTGACGCCGTATCAACCGCTTTGCAGGCTGGTTATCGAAGTATCGACACCGCCAAGATCTACGGCAACGAAGCAGGCGTCGGACAGGCGATTGCCGAGTCCGGCATCAACCGCGAAGACCTCTACATCACCACCAAGCTGTGGAACGACGATCAGGGATACGAGTCGACGCTGGCTGCGTTCGACGCAAGCCTGGAACGCCTCGGCCTCGAGTACCTCGACCTCTACCTGATCCACTGGCCGGTGCCGTCGAAGGACCTCTACGTCGATACGTTCAAGGCATTTCAGAAGCTCAAGGCCGACGGCCGGGTGCGGTCGATCGGTGTTTCGAACTTCACCGTCGACAACCTCGAACGGGTGATCGGGGAAACGGGTGAGGTGCCAGTTCTCAACCAGATCGAGCTTCACCCCAAGTTCAACCAGTCCGAGCTTCGCGCCTTCCACACCGGCAAGGGGATTGCCACGGAGGCGTGGAGTCCGCTCGGCCAGGGCACGCTACTCACGGATCCCGTCATCACGGCAATCGCCGACGCCCACGGCGTCACGGCAGCTCAGGTGGTCATTCGGTGGCATCTGCAGATCGGCAACGTCGTGATTCCCAAGTCGGTGACGCCTGAGCGCATCAAGGCGAACTTCGACGTCTTCGGATTTGCATTGACGCCGGACGAGATCAATGCCATTGGAGCGCTTGATGATCCGTCCGGTCGGATCGGTCCGGATCCGGCGGTGTTCGGGAGCTAG
- a CDS encoding VOC family protein → MTTWPTELSVVQVRIARPTDRLAEVTAFYRDCVGFAELYRFSGHAGYDGIMLGLPDASYHLEFTTHEDGSPCPAPTRDNLLVLYFAGESAMYEVVQRLGEAGHEPVESENPYWIENGGMTFEDPDGWRLVLMPRPVL, encoded by the coding sequence ATGACGACCTGGCCTACAGAACTTTCCGTTGTCCAAGTGCGCATCGCGCGCCCCACCGACCGGCTTGCCGAGGTGACTGCGTTTTATCGCGATTGTGTGGGCTTTGCCGAGTTGTATCGATTTTCCGGGCATGCGGGATATGACGGCATCATGCTGGGACTGCCGGATGCGAGTTATCACCTCGAATTCACAACCCATGAAGATGGCAGTCCCTGTCCGGCGCCCACCCGCGACAATCTGCTGGTTCTGTACTTCGCCGGAGAGTCCGCGATGTACGAGGTGGTCCAACGGTTGGGTGAGGCCGGGCATGAACCGGTCGAGTCCGAGAATCCGTACTGGATCGAGAACGGCGGAATGACCTTCGAGGATCCCGACGGATGGCGCCTGGTCCTGATGCCACGGCCGGTACTGTAG
- a CDS encoding aldo/keto reductase, with product MLSIPDRTLTHGTTGEPITIPQLGYGVFQVPDEQTEDVTATALDLGYRHIDTASIYGNEAGVGRAIAAAGIPRQELFVTTKLWNDDQGHDRTLAAFDTSLNKLGLDYVDLYLIHWPAPSKGLIAQTWAAFEEILASGRTRAIGVSNFLPEHLDLLAERSSVTPAVNQIELHPRLAQHASRKYAQDRGIAIEAWSPLGQGTILDDPTIVDIAGALGKSPAQVILRWHIEKGHTVLSKTVTPQRMRDNADIFDFALGADQSAAIAALNTDSRVGPDPLELN from the coding sequence ATGTTGTCGATACCCGACCGCACACTGACCCACGGAACCACCGGCGAACCGATCACCATTCCGCAACTCGGTTACGGCGTGTTCCAAGTTCCGGACGAGCAGACCGAGGATGTCACCGCCACCGCCCTCGACCTGGGATATCGCCACATCGACACCGCGTCGATCTACGGAAACGAAGCCGGCGTCGGCCGCGCAATCGCAGCTGCAGGCATTCCCAGGCAAGAACTGTTTGTCACCACCAAATTGTGGAACGACGATCAGGGCCACGACCGCACACTGGCAGCGTTCGACACCAGTTTGAACAAGCTGGGCCTGGACTACGTCGACCTGTACCTGATCCACTGGCCGGCACCGAGCAAGGGCCTGATCGCGCAGACTTGGGCGGCGTTCGAGGAGATTCTCGCGTCCGGACGGACCCGGGCAATTGGCGTCTCCAACTTCCTCCCCGAGCACCTCGATCTACTGGCAGAGCGCAGTTCGGTTACACCAGCCGTCAACCAGATCGAGCTGCACCCCAGGCTGGCGCAGCACGCGTCGCGGAAGTACGCGCAGGACCGCGGCATCGCGATCGAGGCGTGGAGCCCACTCGGCCAGGGCACAATCCTCGACGATCCGACTATCGTCGACATCGCCGGCGCGCTGGGAAAATCCCCGGCACAGGTGATCTTGCGCTGGCACATCGAGAAGGGCCATACCGTACTGTCCAAGACGGTGACACCGCAGCGCATGCGCGACAACGCCGACATCTTCGACTTCGCTTTGGGCGCCGATCAGTCGGCCGCCATCGCCGCACTGAACACGGATAGCCGCGTCGGTCCCGATCCGCTCGAATTGAACTGA
- a CDS encoding ABC-F family ATP-binding cassette domain-containing protein, with product MTATLRISGLSASRGERTLFSDLDLTVAPGDVIGLVGANGAGKSTLLTALAGTGTADVEGSITLSPPDAAVGYLAQEPDRIVGETVLEFLGRRTGVTQAEDVMNAAAETLADSEVDLYSPALERWLTLGGADLVERAEKVVDELGLGVPLDAHMTALSGGQAARAGLASLLLSRYDILLLDEPTNDLDLRGLEQLERFVAETRAALVVVSHDREFLSRTVTGIVELDLAQQNIAVYDGGYESYLAEREIARQHAREAFEEYAGTRSELEDRAQMQRNWMEHGVRNARRKAKDNDKIGRGLRTESTEKQAAKARQTQRRIERLDVVEEPRKEWELRMEIAAAPRSGSVVATTNGAKVTRGQFTFGPVTTQIDWGDRILITGANGAGKTTLLNVLLGKLAPDEGIASLGSGVAIGEIDQARGLFEGDQPVVEAFGAQVPEWPDADVRTLLAKFGLRGHHVLRSAASLSPGERTRAALALLQARGVNLLVLDEPTNHLDLPAIEQLEQAMESFEGTLLLVTHDRRMLSSTRSTRKWRMDDGQLFEE from the coding sequence GTGACTGCAACACTGCGCATCAGCGGACTCTCAGCTTCCCGGGGAGAACGCACCCTGTTCTCCGATCTCGATCTCACCGTCGCTCCCGGCGACGTCATCGGACTTGTCGGCGCCAACGGCGCGGGCAAGTCGACACTCCTGACCGCACTGGCGGGAACCGGGACCGCTGATGTGGAAGGGTCGATCACCCTCAGCCCGCCAGACGCCGCTGTCGGCTACCTGGCGCAGGAACCAGACCGCATCGTCGGCGAGACCGTGCTCGAATTCCTGGGCCGACGCACCGGTGTCACTCAGGCCGAGGACGTCATGAACGCGGCGGCGGAAACCCTCGCGGATTCCGAAGTGGATCTGTACTCCCCGGCACTCGAGCGGTGGCTCACACTCGGCGGCGCGGATCTGGTGGAGCGCGCCGAAAAAGTTGTCGACGAACTGGGCCTGGGTGTTCCCCTCGACGCGCACATGACGGCGCTGTCCGGCGGTCAGGCGGCTCGGGCCGGCCTCGCGTCGCTGTTGCTCTCGCGCTACGACATCCTGCTGCTCGACGAGCCCACCAACGATCTCGATCTGCGCGGACTCGAGCAACTCGAACGTTTTGTCGCCGAAACGCGGGCGGCGCTGGTTGTGGTGAGTCACGATCGCGAGTTCCTTTCACGCACCGTCACCGGAATCGTGGAACTCGATCTGGCACAACAGAATATCGCCGTCTACGACGGTGGCTACGAGTCATATCTCGCCGAGCGTGAGATTGCCCGTCAGCACGCGCGCGAGGCGTTCGAAGAATATGCGGGCACCAGATCCGAACTCGAAGATCGCGCCCAGATGCAGCGCAACTGGATGGAACACGGCGTCCGCAACGCGCGCCGTAAGGCCAAGGACAACGACAAGATCGGCCGCGGATTGCGTACCGAGTCGACGGAAAAGCAAGCGGCAAAAGCCCGTCAGACTCAACGCCGCATCGAGCGTCTCGACGTGGTGGAAGAGCCTCGCAAGGAATGGGAGTTGCGCATGGAGATCGCGGCCGCTCCGCGATCCGGGTCCGTGGTCGCAACCACCAACGGCGCCAAGGTCACTCGCGGCCAGTTCACCTTCGGCCCCGTCACGACGCAAATCGATTGGGGTGACCGCATTCTCATCACCGGCGCTAACGGCGCGGGCAAGACCACCCTGTTGAACGTCCTACTCGGCAAACTCGCTCCGGACGAGGGAATCGCTTCCCTCGGATCCGGTGTCGCGATCGGCGAGATCGATCAGGCCAGAGGGCTCTTCGAGGGCGATCAGCCGGTGGTCGAGGCTTTCGGCGCACAGGTCCCGGAGTGGCCCGACGCCGATGTCCGTACCCTCCTCGCCAAGTTCGGCCTACGTGGGCATCACGTACTGCGGTCGGCGGCGTCTCTCTCCCCCGGTGAAAGGACCAGGGCTGCACTGGCTTTGCTCCAAGCCCGCGGGGTCAATCTCCTCGTGCTCGACGAGCCCACCAACCACCTCGACCTGCCGGCAATCGAGCAACTCGAGCAGGCGATGGAATCTTTCGAGGGCACGTTGCTTCTGGTCACTCACGATCGCCGGATGCTCAGCTCCACTCGCAGCACCCGCAAGTGGCGGATGGACGACGGGCAACTTTTCGAGGAGTAG
- a CDS encoding helix-turn-helix transcriptional regulator — MSPVRRGDALPIFNRIGVLRAERKMSRAQLAHLVDVNPQTVGALERGDHYPSLDLAFRICDVFDLPVEAVFSRTEFSPLSTEVYRSGRLTEGSEKNSVPTKSESTKSESTESE; from the coding sequence ATGAGCCCAGTCCGGCGGGGAGATGCGCTCCCCATCTTCAATCGCATCGGCGTACTTCGTGCCGAGCGGAAGATGAGTCGGGCGCAGCTGGCGCACCTTGTCGATGTCAATCCCCAGACCGTCGGCGCACTCGAGCGCGGCGACCACTACCCCAGCCTGGATCTCGCGTTCCGCATCTGCGACGTGTTCGATCTCCCGGTGGAAGCGGTGTTCTCCCGCACGGAGTTCAGCCCCCTGTCCACCGAGGTCTACCGATCGGGCCGACTCACCGAAGGGAGCGAAAAGAACAGTGTCCCCACAAAATCCGAATCAACAAAATCTGAATCAACTGAATCCGAATGA